A single Prevotella sp. E15-22 DNA region contains:
- a CDS encoding CotH kinase family protein, which translates to MLAICQIAFADEKLTGAVIGTKETVDYGDFSKSTTVNTCMNAFDGDLNTYFASWERSYTWVGLDLGESHVITRVGWSPRKDGQGDKRILLGVFEGANREDFMDALPIYVITEKGQNGLMSYADVQCSRGFRYVRYVGPSDARCNIAELEFYGYQGVGNDSSLYQLTNLPTVSIHTQDNEIPYDKKHQIVSQLTIISDNGTKLLSESGTIRERGNFSRSFPKKPYRIKFDKKQRVLDAPAKAKKWTLINNYGDKTLMRNLLAFELSRRLGMTYTPFGAAVDVILNGEYKGCYQLCDQVNINKNRVNITEMTSQDNEGTALTGGYFVEVDAYADQENSWFRSTKGTPVTIKSPDEDSITIAQKNYIMNYFNKMEVQWKSYLDLNSFLRHFLVGELSGNTDTYWSMFMYKERGDDMMYTGPVWDFDLAFENDNRTYPINSKKDYIYRSYGSCTGNMRNFVDEIVVNDVDAKSLLAEIWAEARQSGLTEEYMLAYIDSLENALQQSQNLNFIRWPIMNQGVHQNPRIWGSYQAEVENVRTYMKERIAWMDKKLNYTFAPNGIADVAVDMTKAYQVYTLSGRYCGAKMEGLQSGIYLLRQGKVVKKVVVK; encoded by the coding sequence TTGCTGGCAATATGTCAGATAGCTTTTGCTGATGAAAAGTTGACGGGAGCGGTAATAGGCACCAAGGAAACTGTGGACTATGGTGATTTCAGTAAATCGACTACGGTCAACACTTGTATGAATGCTTTTGATGGAGACTTGAATACGTATTTTGCCTCGTGGGAAAGAAGTTATACTTGGGTCGGGTTGGATTTAGGTGAATCTCATGTCATTACAAGGGTGGGCTGGTCGCCACGAAAAGATGGCCAAGGTGATAAACGTATTCTTCTTGGTGTCTTCGAGGGAGCCAATCGTGAGGATTTTATGGATGCCTTACCTATTTATGTTATAACAGAAAAGGGACAAAATGGACTGATGTCATATGCCGATGTCCAATGTTCCCGTGGCTTTCGCTATGTTAGGTATGTGGGGCCTTCTGATGCCCGATGCAATATTGCTGAGTTGGAGTTCTATGGCTATCAGGGAGTGGGTAACGATAGTAGCCTGTATCAGTTGACGAATCTGCCCACTGTAAGCATCCATACGCAGGACAACGAGATTCCTTATGATAAAAAACATCAAATTGTATCGCAATTGACAATCATTTCTGATAATGGCACCAAGTTACTTTCTGAGTCTGGAACGATACGTGAGAGGGGGAACTTCTCACGCTCTTTTCCCAAGAAACCATATCGTATTAAGTTTGACAAGAAACAGCGTGTGCTTGATGCTCCTGCAAAGGCCAAGAAGTGGACATTAATAAATAATTATGGCGATAAAACGTTGATGCGTAATTTGTTGGCTTTTGAGTTGAGTCGTCGATTAGGTATGACGTATACTCCTTTTGGTGCAGCTGTTGATGTGATATTGAATGGTGAATATAAGGGCTGTTATCAGTTGTGTGATCAAGTGAATATTAATAAGAACCGCGTCAATATCACCGAAATGACCTCGCAAGACAATGAAGGAACAGCCTTAACAGGAGGTTATTTCGTGGAGGTTGATGCATATGCTGACCAGGAAAATTCGTGGTTCAGATCAACGAAAGGTACTCCCGTCACTATTAAGTCGCCAGACGAGGACAGTATAACGATTGCGCAGAAAAATTATATTATGAACTATTTTAATAAAATGGAGGTACAATGGAAGAGTTATTTGGACCTTAACAGCTTTCTGCGACATTTCCTAGTGGGGGAATTGTCGGGTAACACAGATACCTATTGGAGCATGTTTATGTATAAAGAGCGTGGCGATGATATGATGTATACAGGTCCCGTTTGGGACTTTGACTTGGCGTTTGAAAATGATAATCGTACCTATCCTATTAACAGTAAGAAAGACTATATCTATAGAAGTTATGGAAGTTGTACAGGCAACATGCGTAATTTTGTGGATGAAATCGTGGTGAATGATGTTGATGCCAAATCTCTGTTAGCAGAGATTTGGGCTGAGGCACGTCAAAGCGGATTGACAGAGGAATATATGTTGGCCTATATTGACTCTTTAGAAAATGCATTGCAGCAATCTCAGAATTTAAATTTTATCCGCTGGCCTATAATGAATCAGGGCGTGCATCAGAATCCGCGTATTTGGGGTAGTTATCAGGCCGAGGTAGAAAATGTACGTACTTATATGAAGGAACGCATTGCCTGGATGGACAAAAAACTGAATTATACCTTTGCTCCTAACGGCATTGCCGATGTAGCGGTTGATATGACGAAAGCCTATCAAGTATATACACTCTCAGGTCGCTATTGTGGCGCTAAGATGGAGGGTTTACAATCAGGCATCTATCTATTACGTCAAGGCAAGGTCGTTAAGAAAGTTGTGGTAAAATAA
- the epsC gene encoding serine O-acetyltransferase EpsC: MDQLNEVLQRNVAKLSKLSEREHDMMPAGTAPMPSVEEVRRIVSLCKDIIFTDYFHKRQSDEKMRSYHIGVSMDELYNLLKRQIARGMQFCEDCNCTEEEVLRAAENLALKFIDQLPEVKRLLYTDVEAMFQSDPAATNYGEVIYCYPVMNTMTHYRIAHVLHQMQVPVIPRIITEQAHSKTGIDIHPGAQIGEYFAIDHGTGVVIGETTIIGNHVTLYQGVTLGAKSFRYDENGNMLNIPRHPIIEDHVTVYSNASILGRITIGHHSVIGGNIWVTNNVPPYSRIQQSRAIDASFQGGLGI; this comes from the coding sequence ATGGATCAACTGAACGAGGTGCTACAGAGAAACGTAGCAAAGCTGTCGAAACTGTCAGAACGCGAGCACGACATGATGCCCGCTGGCACAGCTCCGATGCCAAGTGTGGAAGAGGTAAGGCGAATTGTGAGCCTGTGTAAGGACATCATCTTCACCGACTATTTCCACAAGCGCCAGAGCGACGAGAAGATGCGCTCTTACCATATCGGCGTCAGCATGGACGAACTATACAACCTGCTGAAACGTCAGATTGCCCGTGGCATGCAGTTTTGCGAGGATTGCAACTGTACGGAGGAGGAAGTGCTTCGCGCTGCCGAGAACCTGGCACTGAAGTTCATTGACCAGTTGCCCGAGGTGAAGCGACTGCTGTATACCGATGTGGAGGCCATGTTCCAGAGCGACCCTGCCGCCACCAACTATGGCGAGGTGATCTACTGCTATCCAGTGATGAACACGATGACGCACTATCGCATTGCCCATGTGCTACATCAGATGCAGGTGCCCGTGATTCCACGCATCATCACAGAGCAGGCCCACTCCAAGACAGGTATCGACATCCATCCAGGTGCGCAGATTGGCGAGTACTTCGCCATCGACCACGGCACTGGCGTGGTGATTGGCGAGACCACCATCATCGGCAACCACGTAACCCTGTATCAGGGCGTGACCCTGGGTGCCAAGAGTTTCCGCTACGACGAGAACGGCAACATGCTGAACATTCCCCGTCACCCCATTATAGAGGACCACGTAACAGTCTATTCAAATGCTTCCATCCTTGGACGCATCACCATTGGCCACCATTCTGTCATTGGTGGCAACATCTGGGTGACGAACAACGTGCCGCCCTACTCGCGCATTCAGCAGAGCAGAGCCATTGACGCCTCGTTCCAAGGAGGCCTGGGAATATAA
- a CDS encoding acyltransferase family protein, which translates to MRTSYICLKREGYDPFIDYLKGICIFFVILNHCLPSEFTNKTFFCIWGSTAVPIFLIIQVFHTYKKGIERINTNYKKIWNRIIKPFLLTESIIICLHFTRHVIYGDTSTSQFIETTILWGGIGPGCYYPWIYIQFAILLPLFAAIFRKIKGTKLLLLFIVLSTIIEIVVANIIPTRIYRLLFLRYLFLIYLGNIIAVQGIRINITTSIIALIGMGATILFHYNDIYIYPFTNQKISICNWICYLYITFGFLKILKKLYSYPTKNLFINKGLQWMGIHSYEIFLIQMLVFSIIDLWKS; encoded by the coding sequence ATGAGAACGTCATACATTTGTCTGAAACGCGAAGGATATGATCCCTTTATCGATTATCTTAAAGGGATATGTATCTTCTTTGTTATACTAAACCATTGCCTACCATCAGAATTCACAAACAAGACATTCTTTTGTATCTGGGGATCGACCGCCGTTCCGATTTTTCTCATCATTCAAGTTTTTCATACGTACAAGAAAGGTATTGAGAGAATAAATACAAATTACAAAAAAATATGGAATAGAATCATAAAGCCATTTCTTTTGACTGAGAGTATTATCATATGCCTTCACTTTACGAGGCATGTGATATATGGTGATACAAGTACTTCGCAGTTTATTGAAACAACTATTCTATGGGGAGGAATTGGACCAGGCTGCTACTATCCTTGGATATACATTCAATTCGCAATTCTATTGCCTCTTTTTGCTGCCATTTTCAGAAAAATCAAGGGAACAAAACTACTTCTTTTATTCATAGTTTTATCTACAATAATTGAAATCGTAGTCGCAAATATAATTCCAACGCGTATATATAGACTACTATTTCTAAGATACCTTTTCTTAATTTATCTCGGAAACATTATAGCAGTACAAGGAATAAGAATAAACATCACAACATCTATTATTGCCTTGATAGGAATGGGGGCCACCATATTATTCCATTACAATGATATATATATATACCCTTTCACAAATCAAAAAATATCGATTTGTAACTGGATATGCTATTTATATATAACATTTGGATTTCTAAAAATTCTCAAAAAATTATATTCCTACCCTACTAAGAATCTATTCATAAACAAAGGCCTACAATGGATGGGTATACACTCCTATGAAATTTTTCTTATCCAAATGCTAGTTTTCTCAATTATAGACCTATGGAAATCCTAA
- a CDS encoding DUF6078 family protein, producing MNKVNQLKQKADHYLPCFINECKRHDSCLHWLINPYVSGDTLNVMSVNPRNPEVNSNHCPFYRENKIVKNAKGMNHLLDEIPYNDAKAIKRELIRVFSRKRFYEYRNGTRLISPEQQAIIAQICKAHGWNKKVTYDGWEEDYMW from the coding sequence ATGAATAAAGTAAACCAACTTAAGCAGAAGGCAGATCATTACTTGCCTTGTTTTATTAATGAATGTAAGCGTCACGACAGTTGCCTGCACTGGTTGATTAACCCTTACGTTAGTGGCGATACGCTGAACGTGATGAGTGTAAATCCAAGGAATCCTGAAGTTAATTCAAACCACTGTCCTTTCTATCGCGAGAACAAGATTGTAAAGAATGCGAAAGGTATGAATCACCTGTTGGACGAGATTCCCTATAATGATGCGAAAGCCATTAAGAGGGAGTTGATTAGAGTCTTCTCGCGCAAACGTTTCTACGAGTATCGCAACGGCACACGCCTTATCTCACCTGAGCAGCAGGCGATAATTGCCCAGATTTGCAAAGCGCATGGCTGGAACAAAAAAGTGACGTACGATGGGTGGGAAGAGGACTATATGTGGTAA
- a CDS encoding MFS transporter: MDGQGRTTMWLSSLYFAKGMPRVVVFVIALLLFRQMGFHVAEVLCGVSLFYLPWVLKVWWKPFVDTTLTYRHWILTTQFLLSLTFALLAFSLSVRWQMWCLLVCLSWLTAMHNVAADGFARLRPLASHHSVVQELFRKFSMVVGQGMLLVLVGNIQVLYRHDMLYSWRVLFYLLAGFYLFLMIWHVWMLPRRRTAHRDEQNAMPTILYHAYWGGLVFFLCYAFAQGMVAKVSVLFLMDSYSNGGLGLSPQEFGFVMGIVGITALTVGGLLGTKTINRFGFNRYLWPMTLVMLIPCAVYLALSYWQPRELYVVASSVLAEQLTYGFGFALYLSFLKHTAHREKGKSLMALSLLLGCLASGPLLQLMGYNAFFVMALIVSLLTILSSFTLRTAAK, translated from the coding sequence ATGGACGGACAGGGCAGAACGACGATGTGGCTTTCCTCTTTGTATTTTGCAAAGGGCATGCCTCGCGTGGTTGTTTTTGTCATTGCCCTGTTGCTGTTCCGCCAGATGGGATTCCATGTGGCCGAGGTTCTTTGTGGCGTGTCACTCTTCTACCTGCCTTGGGTGTTGAAGGTGTGGTGGAAGCCCTTTGTTGACACCACGCTGACTTATCGTCATTGGATTCTGACCACCCAGTTCCTCCTTTCGCTCACTTTTGCGCTACTGGCCTTCTCACTCTCTGTGAGATGGCAGATGTGGTGTCTCCTTGTTTGCTTGTCATGGCTCACGGCCATGCATAACGTGGCAGCCGATGGCTTTGCTCGTCTGCGCCCTCTGGCCTCTCATCATTCTGTGGTTCAGGAATTGTTCCGTAAGTTCTCAATGGTGGTAGGTCAGGGCATGCTGTTGGTGCTGGTGGGCAACATCCAGGTGCTCTATCGTCACGACATGCTTTATTCATGGCGCGTGTTGTTCTATCTGTTGGCGGGCTTCTATCTGTTCTTGATGATTTGGCATGTGTGGATGCTGCCTCGTCGCAGAACAGCTCATCGTGATGAGCAGAACGCCATGCCCACAATATTATATCATGCTTACTGGGGTGGACTTGTTTTCTTTCTTTGCTATGCCTTTGCCCAGGGCATGGTGGCAAAGGTCAGTGTACTGTTCTTGATGGATTCCTATAGCAATGGCGGCTTGGGACTCTCTCCTCAGGAGTTTGGCTTTGTGATGGGTATTGTGGGTATCACGGCCCTGACCGTTGGTGGACTCTTAGGTACCAAGACGATTAACCGCTTTGGCTTCAACCGTTATCTTTGGCCCATGACGCTCGTCATGCTGATACCTTGTGCCGTCTATCTGGCTCTCAGTTATTGGCAGCCACGCGAGTTGTACGTTGTTGCCTCCAGCGTGCTTGCTGAGCAGTTGACCTATGGCTTCGGCTTTGCCTTGTATCTTTCATTCCTTAAGCATACGGCCCATCGTGAGAAAGGCAAGTCGTTGATGGCGCTTTCACTTTTGTTGGGATGCCTTGCTTCAGGACCCTTGTTGCAGTTGATGGGCTATAATGCCTTTTTTGTGATGGCGTTGATTGTATCGCTGCTCACCATTCTGTCATCTTTCACCCTTAGAACCGCAGCAAAATAA
- a CDS encoding glycosyltransferase, which translates to MVRNPLVSVIIPNYNHALYLQERISSVLNQKFDNFELIILDDCSTDNSKDIIKEFEQDPHVTHVVYNSVNTGNTFVQWEKGIELARGKYVWIAESDDVADENFLSIIIPLLENNPSAVVAFSHSWTINENGDRTSEDWHGKTKDGDIDLYKGRYFAYRRLLTANYIYNASMVVFLRSAFSKVDDIYKKFRYCGDWAFWARMCLLGDVIEVSIRLNSFRQHMNKVSARGSVSDNAMKDAAAIVNDLISLFKLNYLQKRAHRGFWTVLLKTHDIKDKHTYVNQYPKVFDGNRADIIFVYANKIINRFIYKKLYVKKLKM; encoded by the coding sequence ATGGTACGAAATCCTTTAGTTAGTGTTATAATTCCCAATTATAATCATGCTCTGTATCTTCAAGAGCGCATTTCCAGTGTGCTTAATCAAAAGTTTGATAACTTTGAGTTGATTATATTGGACGATTGTTCTACAGATAATAGTAAGGACATCATAAAAGAATTTGAGCAAGATCCACACGTTACACATGTAGTATATAATAGTGTTAATACTGGTAATACATTTGTTCAGTGGGAAAAAGGTATTGAATTGGCAAGGGGCAAATATGTTTGGATCGCCGAAAGTGACGATGTCGCAGATGAGAATTTTCTTTCGATAATAATCCCTTTGTTAGAGAATAATCCTTCTGCAGTTGTGGCTTTTTCTCATTCGTGGACGATTAATGAGAATGGAGATAGGACTTCTGAAGATTGGCATGGAAAAACTAAGGATGGTGATATAGATTTATATAAAGGACGCTATTTTGCATATAGGCGGCTGCTAACTGCCAATTATATTTATAATGCAAGTATGGTTGTCTTTTTACGTTCCGCTTTTAGTAAAGTTGATGATATTTATAAAAAATTTAGGTATTGCGGTGATTGGGCTTTTTGGGCAAGAATGTGTTTGCTTGGTGATGTTATAGAGGTTTCCATTCGTTTGAATTCTTTTCGTCAGCATATGAACAAGGTATCTGCGAGAGGATCGGTATCCGATAATGCAATGAAAGATGCAGCCGCAATAGTAAATGACTTGATTTCTTTGTTTAAATTGAATTACCTTCAAAAAAGAGCGCATCGAGGATTTTGGACTGTGCTGTTAAAGACTCATGATATTAAAGATAAACATACTTATGTCAATCAATATCCAAAAGTTTTCGATGGAAACAGAGCTGATATTATATTTGTATATGCTAACAAAATTATCAATAGGTTTATATACAAAAAACTATATGTAAAGAAGTTGAAGATGTAA
- a CDS encoding glutamine synthetase III, whose product MANNLRFQVVEEAFKKHALEVKVPAERPSEYFGKYVFNRQKMYKYLPKDIYDKMIDVMDNGARLDRSIADAVAAGMKQWALEMGVTHYTHWFQPLTEGTAEKHDAFVEHDGKGGMIEKFSGKLLVQQEPDASSFPNGGIRNTFEARGYSAWDPTSPVFIIDDTLCIPTIFIAYTGEALDYKAPLLRAIHAVSKAAKDVCQYFYDDVTKVQVNLGWEQEYFLVDEGLYSARPDLLMTGRTLMGHESAKNQQMDDHYFGTIPDRVQAFMKDLEIQSLELAIPVKTRHNEVAPNQFELAPIFEECNLAVDHNMLLMSLMKKVARKHGFRVLLHEKPFDGINGSGKHCNWSLTAMHNAQCTMHNESSTLLHAPGTTPEENLRFITFIVETLMAVYHHNGLLKASIMSATNAHRLGGNEAPPAIISSFLGTQLTEVLNHIETSKTNELFNLKGKQGMEIDIAQIPDLVVDNTDRNRTSPFAFTGNRFEFRAPGSSVNCASAMIALNAAMAEALNSFKERVDAKIAKGEDKIQALLEVLKDDVKTCKPIRFDGNGYSEEWVEEAAKRGLDVEKSCPVIFEHYLDDSSIKMFESTKVMNKKELEARNEVKWEMYVKTVQIEARVLGDLAMNHIIPVATHYQSKLIKNVQGMKEVFAAERAERLSTRNMKLIEEIAERTEKIEQLAEDLTEARRVANRIECIHKRAIAYHDTVCPLMEAIRKQIDKLELIVEDGLWTLPKYRELLFIR is encoded by the coding sequence ATGGCAAACAACTTAAGATTTCAGGTAGTAGAAGAGGCGTTTAAGAAGCACGCCCTTGAGGTAAAGGTGCCCGCAGAGCGCCCTTCAGAGTATTTTGGCAAGTATGTATTCAATCGTCAGAAGATGTACAAATACCTGCCAAAGGACATCTACGACAAGATGATTGATGTGATGGATAACGGTGCCCGTCTGGACCGCTCGATTGCCGATGCAGTGGCTGCAGGCATGAAGCAGTGGGCCCTGGAGATGGGTGTGACACACTATACGCACTGGTTCCAGCCCCTGACCGAGGGTACAGCCGAGAAGCACGACGCCTTCGTGGAGCACGACGGTAAGGGCGGCATGATTGAGAAGTTCTCAGGCAAGCTGCTGGTGCAGCAGGAGCCCGATGCCAGTTCGTTCCCCAACGGTGGTATCCGCAACACGTTTGAGGCTCGCGGCTACTCAGCCTGGGATCCCACATCGCCCGTGTTTATCATCGACGACACACTGTGTATCCCCACCATCTTTATTGCCTATACGGGCGAGGCCCTCGACTATAAGGCTCCCCTACTCCGTGCTATCCATGCCGTGAGCAAGGCCGCCAAGGATGTTTGCCAGTATTTCTACGACGACGTGACCAAGGTGCAGGTGAACCTGGGTTGGGAACAGGAGTACTTCCTCGTGGACGAGGGCCTCTACTCTGCCCGTCCTGACCTGCTGATGACCGGCAGAACACTGATGGGTCACGAGAGTGCCAAGAACCAGCAGATGGACGACCACTACTTTGGTACCATCCCCGACCGTGTGCAGGCCTTTATGAAGGACCTCGAGATTCAGTCGCTGGAGTTGGCCATCCCTGTGAAGACACGCCACAACGAGGTGGCCCCCAACCAGTTTGAGTTGGCCCCCATCTTCGAAGAGTGTAACCTCGCCGTTGACCACAACATGCTGTTGATGAGCTTGATGAAGAAGGTGGCTCGCAAACATGGTTTTCGCGTGCTGCTCCACGAAAAGCCCTTCGACGGCATCAACGGCAGCGGTAAGCACTGCAACTGGAGTCTGACTGCAATGCACAATGCACAATGTACAATGCACAATGAGTCATCTACACTGCTGCACGCCCCTGGCACCACGCCAGAAGAGAACCTGCGCTTCATCACCTTCATCGTTGAGACGCTGATGGCCGTATATCATCACAATGGACTGCTGAAGGCATCGATCATGAGTGCCACCAACGCCCACCGTCTGGGCGGCAACGAGGCACCTCCCGCTATCATCAGCTCGTTCCTGGGCACACAGCTCACCGAGGTGCTGAACCATATCGAGACATCAAAGACCAACGAACTGTTCAACCTGAAGGGTAAGCAGGGCATGGAGATTGACATTGCCCAGATTCCTGACCTCGTGGTGGACAATACCGACCGCAACCGCACGTCACCCTTTGCCTTCACAGGCAACCGCTTCGAGTTCCGTGCACCTGGTTCCAGCGTGAACTGCGCCAGCGCTATGATTGCCCTGAACGCCGCCATGGCCGAGGCCCTGAACTCATTCAAAGAGCGTGTGGACGCCAAGATTGCCAAGGGCGAGGATAAGATTCAGGCCTTGCTCGAGGTACTGAAAGACGACGTGAAGACCTGCAAACCCATCCGCTTTGATGGCAACGGCTACTCAGAGGAATGGGTAGAGGAAGCCGCCAAGCGTGGACTCGACGTGGAGAAGTCGTGCCCCGTGATCTTCGAGCACTACCTCGACGACTCGAGCATCAAGATGTTTGAGAGTACCAAGGTGATGAACAAGAAGGAGTTGGAAGCCCGCAACGAGGTGAAATGGGAGATGTACGTGAAGACCGTTCAGATTGAAGCACGCGTGCTGGGCGATTTAGCGATGAACCACATCATCCCTGTGGCCACCCACTATCAGAGTAAGCTCATCAAAAACGTACAGGGCATGAAGGAAGTGTTTGCCGCAGAGCGAGCAGAACGCCTGTCAACCCGTAATATGAAACTCATCGAGGAGATTGCCGAGCGCACAGAGAAGATTGAGCAGTTGGCCGAGGACCTCACTGAGGCACGCCGTGTGGCCAACCGCATTGAATGCATCCACAAGCGCGCCATTGCCTATCACGACACCGTATGTCCGCTGATGGAGGCTATCCGCAAGCAGATTGACAAGCTGGAACTCATCGTGGAAGACGGTCTGTGGACACTACCCAAATACCGTGAACTGCTGTTCATCAGATAA
- a CDS encoding MFS transporter, producing the protein MQQKKSPWMWIPSLYMAEGLPNVIVTSVAVVLYMQMGLTDTEIGLYTGWLGLPWIIKPFWSPFVDLCKTKRWWVLAMQLLLGSSLAGIAFTLNTDFWFQGTMFCFFLMAFASATHDIAADGYYMLELDEHQQSWFVGIRNTFYRLAVIFGNGALVPLAGYLQTIYPDRHAFVWSLVFYGVAALFIAFWLWHCYLMPKAAADVRNHVTAAEVTRGLVEMFKVFFTRMPWRELLCAVIFIMFYRFPEALLNAMSKTFLTRSQEDGGLGLSLAEYGISYGTVGLIGLLLGGIVGGWLASRDGLKRWLWPMVCAITLPDVVYVYMSYAMPENMVLVSSCIFIEQFGYGLGFTALTLYMLYFSMGPFKTSFYAICTGLSYLGLQVPAMFSGYLKDAVGYQTFFLIVMALCGVTFLVAWFVNIDPEFGKKK; encoded by the coding sequence ATGCAACAGAAGAAATCCCCTTGGATGTGGATACCCTCGCTCTACATGGCAGAGGGTCTGCCCAATGTCATTGTGACATCCGTCGCCGTAGTGCTTTATATGCAGATGGGACTGACAGACACAGAGATAGGCCTTTATACCGGTTGGTTGGGCCTGCCCTGGATTATCAAACCCTTCTGGAGTCCGTTTGTCGACCTGTGTAAGACCAAACGCTGGTGGGTACTCGCCATGCAGTTGCTGTTGGGCTCGTCGTTGGCAGGCATCGCTTTCACCCTGAACACCGACTTCTGGTTTCAAGGCACCATGTTCTGCTTCTTCCTGATGGCCTTTGCCAGTGCCACCCACGATATTGCCGCCGATGGCTATTATATGCTGGAACTCGACGAGCATCAGCAGTCGTGGTTCGTGGGCATCCGCAACACCTTCTACCGACTGGCTGTTATTTTTGGCAATGGCGCCTTGGTGCCTTTGGCAGGCTATCTGCAGACCATCTATCCTGATCGCCATGCCTTTGTGTGGAGTCTGGTGTTCTATGGTGTGGCTGCATTGTTCATTGCGTTCTGGCTGTGGCATTGCTACCTGATGCCTAAGGCTGCTGCCGATGTGCGTAATCATGTGACGGCAGCTGAAGTTACTCGCGGACTTGTCGAGATGTTCAAGGTGTTTTTTACGCGTATGCCTTGGCGCGAGTTGCTGTGTGCCGTCATCTTCATCATGTTCTATCGTTTCCCTGAAGCCCTGCTCAATGCTATGAGTAAGACCTTCCTGACCCGTTCGCAGGAGGATGGTGGCTTGGGACTCTCGCTGGCCGAGTATGGCATCAGCTATGGCACCGTTGGACTCATTGGTCTACTTCTTGGTGGCATCGTTGGTGGTTGGCTGGCCAGTCGTGATGGTTTGAAACGCTGGCTGTGGCCCATGGTCTGCGCCATCACCCTGCCCGATGTGGTGTATGTCTATATGAGTTATGCCATGCCCGAGAATATGGTACTTGTCAGCTCGTGCATCTTTATCGAGCAGTTTGGCTATGGACTTGGCTTCACGGCGCTCACGCTCTATATGCTGTATTTCAGTATGGGACCGTTTAAAACCTCTTTCTATGCCATCTGTACTGGTCTGTCGTATCTGGGCTTGCAGGTGCCTGCCATGTTCTCTGGCTACCTGAAGGACGCTGTGGGCTATCAGACCTTCTTCCTCATTGTGATGGCTCTGTGTGGTGTCACGTTCCTGGTGGCATGGTTTGTGAATATTGACCCTGAGTTTGGCAAGAAGAAATAA